A stretch of Anas acuta chromosome 3, bAnaAcu1.1, whole genome shotgun sequence DNA encodes these proteins:
- the CNRIP1 gene encoding CB1 cannabinoid receptor-interacting protein 1: MGDIPSLVKISVSLRIQPNDGAVYFKVDGQRFGQNRTIKLLTGAKYKIDIALRPGTVQATTMGIGGVNVPLEEKSRDAQVASYTGIYDTEGVPHTKSGERQPIQVNMQFNDIGTFETVWQVKFYNYHKRDHCQWGNSFGSIEYECKPNETRSLMWINKETFH; this comes from the exons ATGGGCGACATCCCCAGCCTGGTGAAGATCAGCGTGTCGCTGCGCATCCAGCCCAACGACGGCGCCGTGTACTTCAAGGTGGACGGGCAGCGCTTCGGCCAGAACCGCACCATCAAGCTGCTCACCGGGGCCAAGTACAAGATCGACATCGCCCTCCGGCCCGGCACCGTCCAGGCCAC GACTATGGGCATTGGGGGCGTCAATGTGCCACTAGAGGAGAAATCGAGGGATGCTCAGGTGGCCTCGTACACGGGGATCTACGACACAGAAGGGGTGCCCCACACCAAGAGCGGGGAGAGACAGCCCATCCAGGTCAACATGCAG TTTAACGACATTGGCACTTTTGAAACAGTCTGGCAAGTCAAATTCTACAACTACCACAAACGGGATCACTGCCAGTGGGGCAACAGTTTTGGCAGCATTGAGTACGAATGCAAACCGAATGAGACACGCAGTCTTATGTGGATCAACAAAGAGACCTTCCACTGA